In Desulfolucanica intricata, the genomic window ACAAGAAAAATATAATGTTAGCAGCAGGCGAAGTTGTTATCTGTCGACCAAATGTAGAGAAAACAGGTTGGGATAATGCCGATACCGTATTATAACAAGGGCCAAGAAATATATAGGTGTAAGTTGCTGCTAAAATTGCATGTGCCAAACGTGATAGAAAGAAAGGTCTCATTCTAATATCGGTCCCTACAAGCATACTTGCAACTTGGGCGTGAACAGAGAGGCCACCCCAGCCGAGAATCATTGCCACAGCAATTACTTTTTCAAGCAAGGGTGCTGAAGCTTCACATGCTAATTTTGTACCTATAGTCATCTCAATAAAGCCACTGCTTAAACTATTAGTTAATTCAGGTGAAAGGCCAAGTGGTAATAAGACGTTTCCGATTAATTGACCTAATGTTTGAATAACCCCTGCACTGGTTAGTAAACGTATAATTACTGCAAATAGAATAATAAAACCTCCGATACTTAATAAATTAGTAACGGAATTTTTTACTGCATTACCCAATATTTCCCCCAGGGGGCGTTTTTCCTGCCTTTGAATCAACAGCATTTGCTGAAATGCTCGTTTAAGTAGATTTCCGTGGGAAATACTGCCGGTAACTATTTCTTTATCTTTACGAGCATAATACCTTAAAAAAATTCCCAGCGTTATGCTGGCCAGATAATGAGCACCAGCGATAATTATACCTAATTCGGGATTATGAAGCATTCCTACAGAAACAGCTACAAGCATAAAAAGTGGGCTGGAATTATTTGTATAACAAATTAATCGTTCTGCCTCAACCCTGGTACATAACTTTTGCTTGCGTAATTTGGCTGTAACCATTGCACCGATAGGAAATCCTGATGTAAAACCGATAGCTAGTACAAATGACCCTGCTCCTGGTACGTTAAAGATAGGACGCATAACAGGTTCCAGTAAAATACCCATAAAATGCACAACACCAAAAGTCATTAACAACTCTGAAGCAATAAAAAACGGCAGCAGAGAAGGAAAAACTATTGTTAGCCAGGTTTCCAGTCCTGACACTGAACCTTCAAAGACGGTTTTAGGTTGGGTAATCATAGCTAAAATAAATGCCAGTATACAAATTGTCCAAAAGCCTTTAGTTATATAAGTATAATAGTAACTTTTGGGTGGAAAGTATTTTTTAATTATGATAGCAAAAATACAAATGCATAATAATGTTAACGCTGATAGCATATAATTATCACCAGATATGTTAGAGATTATTATAATAAAATATTTATGTTCTG contains:
- the ylbJ gene encoding sporulation integral membrane protein YlbJ, which codes for MLSALTLLCICIFAIIIKKYFPPKSYYYTYITKGFWTICILAFILAMITQPKTVFEGSVSGLETWLTIVFPSLLPFFIASELLMTFGVVHFMGILLEPVMRPIFNVPGAGSFVLAIGFTSGFPIGAMVTAKLRKQKLCTRVEAERLICYTNNSSPLFMLVAVSVGMLHNPELGIIIAGAHYLASITLGIFLRYYARKDKEIVTGSISHGNLLKRAFQQMLLIQRQEKRPLGEILGNAVKNSVTNLLSIGGFIILFAVIIRLLTSAGVIQTLGQLIGNVLLPLGLSPELTNSLSSGFIEMTIGTKLACEASAPLLEKVIAVAMILGWGGLSVHAQVASMLVGTDIRMRPFFLSRLAHAILAATYTYIFLGPCYNTVSALSQPVFSTFGRQITTSPAANIIFFLLIFIMSITFIAVLIVSFYLIKNIRHTFSR